Below is a window of Blastocatellia bacterium DNA.
TGAAAGTGCGTGATGAGTGGATCAATGAGCGGGTCCAACTGGCCATCCATGATGAGGTCGAGTTGATACAACGTCAGGCCGATGCGATGGTCGGTCACGCGATTTTCCTTGAAATTGTATGTGCGAATTTTTTCGCTTCGGTCGCCGCTCTTGACTTGCTGACGGCGCTGGGCGGTGATTTGCTCCTGTTGTTTTTCTCGCTCCAGCTCCAGCAGCCGTGAACGGAGCACGCGCATGGCTTTCTCGCGGTTTTTGATCTGTGAGCGCTCATCCTGACACGATACCACCAATCCGGTCGGCAGGTGAGTTAACCGGACCGCTGAGTAGGTGGTGTTAACCGATTGTCCGCCGTGGCCTGACGAGCAGAATGTATCAACGCGAATATCTTTGGGATCAATTCTGATGTCCACATCTTCGGCTTCGGGCAGCACGGCCACCGTGACGGCAGACGTGTGGATGCGCCCACTGGCTTCAGTCACCGGCACCCGTTGGACGCGGTGAACGCCCGATTCATATTTCAGCCGCGAATAGGCGCCCTGCCCCTCGATTAAAGCAATCGCTTCCTTGATGCCGCCGATGTCTGATTCGGATACGTCGAGCACCTGCGTGCGCCAGCCTTTCTGTTCAGCATACCGCGTGAACATCCGCAGAATCTCAGCAGCAAACAATGTTGCCTCATCGCCGCCTGTGCCGGCGCGGACTTCCAGGATGACGTTCTTGTCATCATTGGGGTCTTTGGGCAACAGCAAGAGTTTCAACTGCGCTTCCGATGCGGCCAGCTCGTCTTCCAGCTTGGCCAATTCTTCGCGGGCCAACGCTTGCAGTTCAGGTTCGTTTTCCTCGTCGAGCAGCACGCGCGTCTGCCGCACCGAGGCCTGCAGCGCTTGGTAGCGACGGAATTCTTGAACAATCGGTTCGAGCTCGCGGTGTTGCTTGGCGACCTTTCGATAGCGAGCCTGATCGGCAATCACCTCAGGATCGCTCAGTTGCTCAGCCAACGATTCGTAGGTCAATTCAATTTCTTTCAACTTGTCGAACATACCGAATCAAGACACAGCAAAAGCCACAAGCCGGTCAACATCCAGGCGCGGCTTGTGGCTTTCGGATCGCTAATTTGTGCCGGCGTTTAAGAAATTGCTGTATTTCTTTTGGAATCGCTCGACGCGACCGGCGCTGTCAACGAACTTTTGCTTGCCCGTGAAGAACGGATGGCAAGCCGAACAGATTTCCAAATGGATCTCTTTTTTCGTCGAGCGTGTCAGGAACGATTCGCCACAGGCGCACCGCACCGTGACAAAATCGTATTTGGGATGACCTTCCTTTTTCACAACAACAATTGCCTCCTTTATGCTTAACCTAAGCAGATAAGCTAGCCTCACGCGCCAGACCTGTCAAGTTTGAGTCCAGAGACTCATAGTGGCATCATGACAGCGCCATGCAGTCCACGACGACGCAAGAAGAGTACTTGATCGAAGGACACAATGTCCCGGAGACGCGCATGATTCTCTCGGAGGATTATGCGAGGCTATTCGCCGGGAATCACCCTTATGCCATGGCACGCCACGAAAGATGAAAATACGGTTCGTTCGTGAGCTTCGTGTGTTTGGTGGGCTACTTTCAAGGGAATCGCCCTTATGCTCCGCGCACGCCACGAAGGATGAAAATGGTTATTTTTAGAGGAGGACGTTCATCACAATCTTTGCCGCTCGTTCAGCAGCGTTTCCGATGCCGAGTTTCTGTTTCACTTGTTTCAGTTTTTGCTTCATGATTGCCCGCGCGGATGGATTCTGAAACAAACCATAGATCGTCTCGGCTAGTCGCGCCGGCGTCATATCAAACTGAATGAGTTCAGGAGCGATTCTTTCGCCGGCAATCAAATTAACCATGCCGAATGTATTCAGATGAATCAACGGCCGAATCAGGCAGTAATTCAGCGTTGAACTCCGGTAGACAACGATCAGCGGTGTTTCCAGCAAGGCCGTCTCCAGCGTGGCTGTCCCGCTGGCGACGACGGCTAGCTCTGAATGAGCTACCGCGTTGTAGGTATCGTGTTCGATCAAGGTGAGACCCAACGCAGAATGCTCGCCACGCATCATCGTTTGGGCCCATGCGCGTGGGATCGTATGAGCGAGTGGAACCACGAACTGAGCGCCCAGTGAGCGCAAGCGAGCCATCGCCTCCAGCATAACGGGAAAGATGTGCGTTACTTCACTGCGGCGACTGCCCGGCAGAAAGCTGATGATCGGGCGGTCCGGCTCCAGTTGATGTTCTGCGCAGAACGCGGTTCGATCTTTGGTCGCCCGGACCATTTCAACCAGTGGATGGCCGACAAATTCGACTTCCACTCCAGCTTGGCGATAGAAGTCTAACTCGAACGGCAGAATGACAACCATCTTGTCTACATATCGTTTGATCGT
It encodes the following:
- the prfA gene encoding peptide chain release factor 1, which codes for MFDKLKEIELTYESLAEQLSDPEVIADQARYRKVAKQHRELEPIVQEFRRYQALQASVRQTRVLLDEENEPELQALAREELAKLEDELAASEAQLKLLLLPKDPNDDKNVILEVRAGTGGDEATLFAAEILRMFTRYAEQKGWRTQVLDVSESDIGGIKEAIALIEGQGAYSRLKYESGVHRVQRVPVTEASGRIHTSAVTVAVLPEAEDVDIRIDPKDIRVDTFCSSGHGGQSVNTTYSAVRLTHLPTGLVVSCQDERSQIKNREKAMRVLRSRLLELEREKQQEQITAQRRQQVKSGDRSEKIRTYNFKENRVTDHRIGLTLYQLDLIMDGQLDPLIDPLITHFQAEKLKEQTAVAA
- the rpmE gene encoding 50S ribosomal protein L31 produces the protein MKKEGHPKYDFVTVRCACGESFLTRSTKKEIHLEICSACHPFFTGKQKFVDSAGRVERFQKKYSNFLNAGTN
- the lpxB gene encoding lipid-A-disaccharide synthase, whose protein sequence is MILAGEASGEQHGADLMHALRRIAPGTAFEFFGSGGPRMRQAGADILIDINQVSIIGPVEILKAWRSILQAFRTLKQAARERQPDAVILIDWPEFNLKMLRFLKQIGRRTIYYISPQLWAWRRYRLRTIKRYVDKMVVILPFELDFYRQAGVEVEFVGHPLVEMVRATKDRTAFCAEHQLEPDRPIISFLPGSRRSEVTHIFPVMLEAMARLRSLGAQFVVPLAHTIPRAWAQTMMRGEHSALGLTLIEHDTYNAVAHSELAVVASGTATLETALLETPLIVVYRSSTLNYCLIRPLIHLNTFGMVNLIAGERIAPELIQFDMTPARLAETIYGLFQNPSARAIMKQKLKQVKQKLGIGNAAERAAKIVMNVLL